A single Syngnathoides biaculeatus isolate LvHL_M chromosome 18, ASM1980259v1, whole genome shotgun sequence DNA region contains:
- the LOC133491427 gene encoding uncharacterized protein LOC133491427 isoform X7, which produces MCLRACTPTAATLSEKELSGLRVMDDDAVHFPFASRYHSPVGPEKTVAPPLSPSPASRVPVSPGRGIRDSSSPPTRRTPVPQRSGDLHLGPASRPHPPWGRFDPYESPEDQDKELVGFAGLPSQVHRKAVKKGFTFTLMVAGQPPHATATAATRGRIRNDASESAGESGLGKSTLIDSLFLTDLYKDRKIPDAEGRRIVSIRCGRAACSFEYRLSKVVLRGFLFSDSRADRSDGQHAQADGQHRGERRQVAAEHRRHAGLRRRRRQHAKVSALRRPARLHAFIFPHPVFPSARQLEASGGLRGAAVRTVLQGRERLGPQEHPGQPRTLLPLLHLSLWTRTATTGRRVLAGLARQSQHRSRAGQSRQPDAGRGAPEEEQGGALTLMLAWSRAPSMTASTRVFRRRSARSSDASGSTSTSSPAATLTTTTTSRGGTGCSRTASRSRSSGATSWRRVEGGGSRVARTPGGWRKLACQISRRRCRRHPAAAGRLRRGQGSIHLGGRPGVTGSHNRRMNGPPVAGLDEPGLCTSTAKRSFRSPRSHLRIGGSRNRQHDDARCGLSPPGGSDVQAAATPRIPLHPLSRSLLFPFLTLTAAVSTALYWSSIIHRLCIVRKIQ; this is translated from the exons ATGTGTTTGCGTGCATGCACACCGACAGCTGCAACTTTGTCAGAGAAGGAG CTGTCTGGTCTACGTGTGATGGACGACGACGCGGTCCACTTCCCTTTCGCCTCGCGGTACCATTCCCCGGTGGGTCCCGAGAAGACGGTGGCGCCGCCCTTGTCACCCTCCCCCGCATCGAGGGTCCCCGTCAGCCCCGGCCGGGGGATTCGGGACTCGTCTTCCCCGCCCACCCGGAGGACGCCCGTGCCGCAACGCTCGGGGGACTTGCATCTCGGCCCCGCGTCCCGCCCGCACCCACCCTGGGGACGCTTCGACCCGTACGAATCGCCAGAG GACCAGGACAAAGAGCTTGTGGGCTTTGCCGGTTTGCCCAGTCAAGTTCACAGAAAAGCCGTGAAGAAGGGCTTCACCTTCACGCTGATGGTGGCAGGTCAGCCTCCGCACGCCACCGCCACTGCCGCCACGCGCGGCCGCATCCGCAATGACGCCTCCGAGTCCGCAGGCGAGAGCGGCCTCGGGAAGTCGACGCTGATCGACAGCTTGTTCCTCACCGACCTTTACAAAGACCGGAAGATTCCCGACGCGGAAGGTCGGCGGATCGTTTCCATCCGCTGCGGTCGAGCGGCTTGTTCGTTTGAGTATCGCCTTTCCAAGGTTGTTCttcgcggatttcttttttctgaTTCTAGAGCGGATCGGTCGGACGGTCAGCACGCTCAAGCGGACGGTCAGCATCGAGGAGAAAGGCGTCAAGTTGCGGCTGAGCATCGTCGACACGCCGGGCTTCGGCGACGCCGTCGACAACACGCGAAGGTCTCGGCTCTGCGCCGGCCCGCCCGCCTTCACGCGTTCATTTTTCCGCATCCCGTTTTCCCCTCCGCACGGCAGCTGGAAGCATCTGGAGGACTACGTGGAGCAGCAGTTCGAACAGTTCTTCAGGGACGAGAGCGGCTTGGACCGCAGGAACATCCAGGACAACCGCGTACACTGCTGCCTCTACTTCATCTCTCCTTATGGACACGG ACTGCGACCACTGGACGTCGAGTGCTTGCGGGCCTTGCACGACAAAGTCAACATCGTTCCCGTGCTGGCCAAAGCCGACAGCCTGACGCAGGCCGAGGTGCGCCGGAAGAAGAGCAAGGTGGGGCGctgacgctaatgctagcatggAGCCGGGCGCCGAGCATGACTGCGAGCACACGCGTTTTTCGGCGCAGGTCCGCGAGGAGCTCCGACGCTTCGGGATCAACATCTACCAGTTCGCCAGCTGCGActctgacgacgacgacgacttcaAGAGGCGGGACCGGTTGCTCAAG GACAGCGTCCCGTTCGCGGTCATCGGGAGCAACGTCCTGGCGGAGAGTCGAGGGCGGAGGGTCAAGGGTCGCACGTACCCCTGGGGGGTGGCGGAAG ctTGCGTGCCAAATATCAAGGAGGAGGTGCCGCAGACATCCCGCTGCCGCTGGCCGCCTTCGACGCGGACAAGGGTCGATTCATCTCGGAGGAAGACCGGGAG TCACAGGGAGCCACAATAGAAGGATGAACGGACCACCGGTGGCAGGTCTGGACGAACCGGGCCTGTGCACGTCAACGGCAAAACGAAGCTTCAGATCTCCAAGAAGTCACTTGCGGATCGGGGGAAGCCGGAATCGACAACACGACGACGCACGCTGTGGACTATCGCCCCCTGGTGGCAGCGACGTCCAGGCGGCAGCGACGCCCCGGATTCCTCTTCACCCGCTCTCACGTTCcctcctttttccatttttgacaTTGACTGCTGCTGTTTCTACCGCCCTCTATTGGTCATCCATTATCCATCGTTTGTGTATAGTTCGGAAAATCCAATAA
- the LOC133491427 gene encoding uncharacterized protein LOC133491427 isoform X2 → MCLRACTPTAATLSEKELSGLRVMDDDAVHFPFASRYHSPVGPEKTVAPPLSPSPASRVPVSPGRGIRDSSSPPTRRTPVPQRSGDLHLGPASRPHPPWGRFDPYESPEDQDKELVGFAGLPSQVHRKAVKKGFTFTLMVAGQPPHATATAATRGRIRNDASESAGESGLGKSTLIDSLFLTDLYKDRKIPDAEGRRIVSIRCGRAACSFEYRLSKVVLRGFLFSDSRADRSDGQHAQADGQHRGERRQVAAEHRRHAGLRRRRRQHAKVSALRRPARLHAFIFPHPVFPSARQLEASGGLRGAAVRTVLQGRERLGPQEHPGQPRTLLPLLHLSLWTRTATTGRRVLAGLARQSQHRSRAGQSRQPDAGRGAPEEEQGGALTLMLAWSRAPSMTASTRVFRRRSARSSDASGSTSTSSPAATLTTTTTSRGGTGCSRFPRRVDKITPNGVHRVTAAVSRALQDSVPFAVIGSNVLAESRGRRVKGRTYPWGVAEVESPAHSDFLLLRDMLLACQISRRRCRRHPAAAGRLRRGQGSIHLGGRPGGSHNRRMNGPPVAGLDEPGLCTSTAKRSFRSPRSHLRIGGSRNRQHDDARCGLSPPGGSDVQAAATPRIPLHPLSRSLLFPFLTLTAAVSTALYWSSIIHRLCIVRKIQ, encoded by the exons ATGTGTTTGCGTGCATGCACACCGACAGCTGCAACTTTGTCAGAGAAGGAG CTGTCTGGTCTACGTGTGATGGACGACGACGCGGTCCACTTCCCTTTCGCCTCGCGGTACCATTCCCCGGTGGGTCCCGAGAAGACGGTGGCGCCGCCCTTGTCACCCTCCCCCGCATCGAGGGTCCCCGTCAGCCCCGGCCGGGGGATTCGGGACTCGTCTTCCCCGCCCACCCGGAGGACGCCCGTGCCGCAACGCTCGGGGGACTTGCATCTCGGCCCCGCGTCCCGCCCGCACCCACCCTGGGGACGCTTCGACCCGTACGAATCGCCAGAG GACCAGGACAAAGAGCTTGTGGGCTTTGCCGGTTTGCCCAGTCAAGTTCACAGAAAAGCCGTGAAGAAGGGCTTCACCTTCACGCTGATGGTGGCAGGTCAGCCTCCGCACGCCACCGCCACTGCCGCCACGCGCGGCCGCATCCGCAATGACGCCTCCGAGTCCGCAGGCGAGAGCGGCCTCGGGAAGTCGACGCTGATCGACAGCTTGTTCCTCACCGACCTTTACAAAGACCGGAAGATTCCCGACGCGGAAGGTCGGCGGATCGTTTCCATCCGCTGCGGTCGAGCGGCTTGTTCGTTTGAGTATCGCCTTTCCAAGGTTGTTCttcgcggatttcttttttctgaTTCTAGAGCGGATCGGTCGGACGGTCAGCACGCTCAAGCGGACGGTCAGCATCGAGGAGAAAGGCGTCAAGTTGCGGCTGAGCATCGTCGACACGCCGGGCTTCGGCGACGCCGTCGACAACACGCGAAGGTCTCGGCTCTGCGCCGGCCCGCCCGCCTTCACGCGTTCATTTTTCCGCATCCCGTTTTCCCCTCCGCACGGCAGCTGGAAGCATCTGGAGGACTACGTGGAGCAGCAGTTCGAACAGTTCTTCAGGGACGAGAGCGGCTTGGACCGCAGGAACATCCAGGACAACCGCGTACACTGCTGCCTCTACTTCATCTCTCCTTATGGACACGG ACTGCGACCACTGGACGTCGAGTGCTTGCGGGCCTTGCACGACAAAGTCAACATCGTTCCCGTGCTGGCCAAAGCCGACAGCCTGACGCAGGCCGAGGTGCGCCGGAAGAAGAGCAAGGTGGGGCGctgacgctaatgctagcatggAGCCGGGCGCCGAGCATGACTGCGAGCACACGCGTTTTTCGGCGCAGGTCCGCGAGGAGCTCCGACGCTTCGGGATCAACATCTACCAGTTCGCCAGCTGCGActctgacgacgacgacgacttcaAGAGGCGGGACCGGTTGCTCAAGGTTCCCCCGGCGAGTCGACAAAATAACGCCCAACGGAGTTCACCGCGTGACGGCCGCCGTGTCGCGTGCGTTGCAGGACAGCGTCCCGTTCGCGGTCATCGGGAGCAACGTCCTGGCGGAGAGTCGAGGGCGGAGGGTCAAGGGTCGCACGTACCCCTGGGGGGTGGCGGAAG TGGAGAGTCCGGCCCACTCGGATTTCCTGCTCCTGCGGGACATGCTG ctTGCGTGCCAAATATCAAGGAGGAGGTGCCGCAGACATCCCGCTGCCGCTGGCCGCCTTCGACGCGGACAAGGGTCGATTCATCTCGGAGGAAGACCGGGAG GGAGCCACAATAGAAGGATGAACGGACCACCGGTGGCAGGTCTGGACGAACCGGGCCTGTGCACGTCAACGGCAAAACGAAGCTTCAGATCTCCAAGAAGTCACTTGCGGATCGGGGGAAGCCGGAATCGACAACACGACGACGCACGCTGTGGACTATCGCCCCCTGGTGGCAGCGACGTCCAGGCGGCAGCGACGCCCCGGATTCCTCTTCACCCGCTCTCACGTTCcctcctttttccatttttgacaTTGACTGCTGCTGTTTCTACCGCCCTCTATTGGTCATCCATTATCCATCGTTTGTGTATAGTTCGGAAAATCCAATAA
- the LOC133491427 gene encoding uncharacterized protein LOC133491427 isoform X3, with the protein MCLRACTPTAATLSEKELSGLRVMDDDAVHFPFASRYHSPVGPEKTVAPPLSPSPASRVPVSPGRGIRDSSSPPTRRTPVPQRSGDLHLGPASRPHPPWGRFDPYESPEDQDKELVGFAGLPSQVHRKAVKKGFTFTLMVAGQPPHATATAATRGRIRNDASESAGESGLGKSTLIDSLFLTDLYKDRKIPDAEERIGRTVSTLKRTVSIEEKGVKLRLSIVDTPGFGDAVDNTRRSRLCAGPPAFTRSFFRIPFSPPHGSWKHLEDYVEQQFEQFFRDESGLDRRNIQDNRVHCCLYFISPYGHGLRPLDVECLRALHDKVNIVPVLAKADSLTQAEVRRKKSKVREELRRFGINIYQFASCDSDDDDDFKRRDRLLKVPPASRQNNAQRSSPRDGRRVACVAGQRPVRGHREQRPGGESRAEGQGSHVPLGGGGSGESGPLGFPAPAGHAGEDPHAGSEGRDPRESLRELPGALHPQHDAHGGPGPQAQLACQISRRRCRRHPAAAGRLRRGQGSIHLGGRPGVTGSHNRRMNGPPVAGLDEPGLCTSTAKRSFRSPRSHLRIGGSRNRQHDDARCGLSPPGGSDVQAAATPRIPLHPLSRSLLFPFLTLTAAVSTALYWSSIIHRLCIVRKIQ; encoded by the exons ATGTGTTTGCGTGCATGCACACCGACAGCTGCAACTTTGTCAGAGAAGGAG CTGTCTGGTCTACGTGTGATGGACGACGACGCGGTCCACTTCCCTTTCGCCTCGCGGTACCATTCCCCGGTGGGTCCCGAGAAGACGGTGGCGCCGCCCTTGTCACCCTCCCCCGCATCGAGGGTCCCCGTCAGCCCCGGCCGGGGGATTCGGGACTCGTCTTCCCCGCCCACCCGGAGGACGCCCGTGCCGCAACGCTCGGGGGACTTGCATCTCGGCCCCGCGTCCCGCCCGCACCCACCCTGGGGACGCTTCGACCCGTACGAATCGCCAGAG GACCAGGACAAAGAGCTTGTGGGCTTTGCCGGTTTGCCCAGTCAAGTTCACAGAAAAGCCGTGAAGAAGGGCTTCACCTTCACGCTGATGGTGGCAGGTCAGCCTCCGCACGCCACCGCCACTGCCGCCACGCGCGGCCGCATCCGCAATGACGCCTCCGAGTCCGCAGGCGAGAGCGGCCTCGGGAAGTCGACGCTGATCGACAGCTTGTTCCTCACCGACCTTTACAAAGACCGGAAGATTCCCGACGCGGAAG AGCGGATCGGTCGGACGGTCAGCACGCTCAAGCGGACGGTCAGCATCGAGGAGAAAGGCGTCAAGTTGCGGCTGAGCATCGTCGACACGCCGGGCTTCGGCGACGCCGTCGACAACACGCGAAGGTCTCGGCTCTGCGCCGGCCCGCCCGCCTTCACGCGTTCATTTTTCCGCATCCCGTTTTCCCCTCCGCACGGCAGCTGGAAGCATCTGGAGGACTACGTGGAGCAGCAGTTCGAACAGTTCTTCAGGGACGAGAGCGGCTTGGACCGCAGGAACATCCAGGACAACCGCGTACACTGCTGCCTCTACTTCATCTCTCCTTATGGACACGG ACTGCGACCACTGGACGTCGAGTGCTTGCGGGCCTTGCACGACAAAGTCAACATCGTTCCCGTGCTGGCCAAAGCCGACAGCCTGACGCAGGCCGAGGTGCGCCGGAAGAAGAGCAAG GTCCGCGAGGAGCTCCGACGCTTCGGGATCAACATCTACCAGTTCGCCAGCTGCGActctgacgacgacgacgacttcaAGAGGCGGGACCGGTTGCTCAAGGTTCCCCCGGCGAGTCGACAAAATAACGCCCAACGGAGTTCACCGCGTGACGGCCGCCGTGTCGCGTGCGTTGCAGGACAGCGTCCCGTTCGCGGTCATCGGGAGCAACGTCCTGGCGGAGAGTCGAGGGCGGAGGGTCAAGGGTCGCACGTACCCCTGGGGGGTGGCGGAAG TGGAGAGTCCGGCCCACTCGGATTTCCTGCTCCTGCGGGACATGCTGGTGAGGACCCACATGCAGGATCTGAAGGACGTGACCCGCGAGAATCACTACGAGAACTACCGGGCGCGCTGCATCCTCAACATGACGCGCATGGTGGCCCGGGACCGCAAGCGCAG ctTGCGTGCCAAATATCAAGGAGGAGGTGCCGCAGACATCCCGCTGCCGCTGGCCGCCTTCGACGCGGACAAGGGTCGATTCATCTCGGAGGAAGACCGGGAG TCACAGGGAGCCACAATAGAAGGATGAACGGACCACCGGTGGCAGGTCTGGACGAACCGGGCCTGTGCACGTCAACGGCAAAACGAAGCTTCAGATCTCCAAGAAGTCACTTGCGGATCGGGGGAAGCCGGAATCGACAACACGACGACGCACGCTGTGGACTATCGCCCCCTGGTGGCAGCGACGTCCAGGCGGCAGCGACGCCCCGGATTCCTCTTCACCCGCTCTCACGTTCcctcctttttccatttttgacaTTGACTGCTGCTGTTTCTACCGCCCTCTATTGGTCATCCATTATCCATCGTTTGTGTATAGTTCGGAAAATCCAATAA
- the LOC133491427 gene encoding uncharacterized protein LOC133491427 isoform X5: MCLRACTPTAATLSEKELSGLRVMDDDAVHFPFASRYHSPVGPEKTVAPPLSPSPASRVPVSPGRGIRDSSSPPTRRTPVPQRSGDLHLGPASRPHPPWGRFDPYESPEDQDKELVGFAGLPSQVHRKAVKKGFTFTLMVAGESGLGKSTLIDSLFLTDLYKDRKIPDAEGRRIVSIRCGRAACSFEYRLSKVVLRGFLFSDSRADRSDGQHAQADGQHRGERRQVAAEHRRHAGLRRRRRQHAKVSALRRPARLHAFIFPHPVFPSARQLEASGGLRGAAVRTVLQGRERLGPQEHPGQPRTLLPLLHLSLWTRTATTGRRVLAGLARQSQHRSRAGQSRQPDAGRGAPEEEQGGALTLMLAWSRAPSMTASTRVFRRRSARSSDASGSTSTSSPAATLTTTTTSRGGTGCSRFPRRVDKITPNGVHRVTAAVSRALQDSVPFAVIGSNVLAESRGRRVKGRTYPWGVAEVESPAHSDFLLLRDMLLACQISRRRCRRHPAAAGRLRRGQGSIHLGGRPGVTGSHNRRMNGPPVAGLDEPGLCTSTAKRSFRSPRSHLRIGGSRNRQHDDARCGLSPPGGSDVQAAATPRIPLHPLSRSLLFPFLTLTAAVSTALYWSSIIHRLCIVRKIQ, translated from the exons ATGTGTTTGCGTGCATGCACACCGACAGCTGCAACTTTGTCAGAGAAGGAG CTGTCTGGTCTACGTGTGATGGACGACGACGCGGTCCACTTCCCTTTCGCCTCGCGGTACCATTCCCCGGTGGGTCCCGAGAAGACGGTGGCGCCGCCCTTGTCACCCTCCCCCGCATCGAGGGTCCCCGTCAGCCCCGGCCGGGGGATTCGGGACTCGTCTTCCCCGCCCACCCGGAGGACGCCCGTGCCGCAACGCTCGGGGGACTTGCATCTCGGCCCCGCGTCCCGCCCGCACCCACCCTGGGGACGCTTCGACCCGTACGAATCGCCAGAG GACCAGGACAAAGAGCTTGTGGGCTTTGCCGGTTTGCCCAGTCAAGTTCACAGAAAAGCCGTGAAGAAGGGCTTCACCTTCACGCTGATGGTGGCAG GCGAGAGCGGCCTCGGGAAGTCGACGCTGATCGACAGCTTGTTCCTCACCGACCTTTACAAAGACCGGAAGATTCCCGACGCGGAAGGTCGGCGGATCGTTTCCATCCGCTGCGGTCGAGCGGCTTGTTCGTTTGAGTATCGCCTTTCCAAGGTTGTTCttcgcggatttcttttttctgaTTCTAGAGCGGATCGGTCGGACGGTCAGCACGCTCAAGCGGACGGTCAGCATCGAGGAGAAAGGCGTCAAGTTGCGGCTGAGCATCGTCGACACGCCGGGCTTCGGCGACGCCGTCGACAACACGCGAAGGTCTCGGCTCTGCGCCGGCCCGCCCGCCTTCACGCGTTCATTTTTCCGCATCCCGTTTTCCCCTCCGCACGGCAGCTGGAAGCATCTGGAGGACTACGTGGAGCAGCAGTTCGAACAGTTCTTCAGGGACGAGAGCGGCTTGGACCGCAGGAACATCCAGGACAACCGCGTACACTGCTGCCTCTACTTCATCTCTCCTTATGGACACGG ACTGCGACCACTGGACGTCGAGTGCTTGCGGGCCTTGCACGACAAAGTCAACATCGTTCCCGTGCTGGCCAAAGCCGACAGCCTGACGCAGGCCGAGGTGCGCCGGAAGAAGAGCAAGGTGGGGCGctgacgctaatgctagcatggAGCCGGGCGCCGAGCATGACTGCGAGCACACGCGTTTTTCGGCGCAGGTCCGCGAGGAGCTCCGACGCTTCGGGATCAACATCTACCAGTTCGCCAGCTGCGActctgacgacgacgacgacttcaAGAGGCGGGACCGGTTGCTCAAGGTTCCCCCGGCGAGTCGACAAAATAACGCCCAACGGAGTTCACCGCGTGACGGCCGCCGTGTCGCGTGCGTTGCAGGACAGCGTCCCGTTCGCGGTCATCGGGAGCAACGTCCTGGCGGAGAGTCGAGGGCGGAGGGTCAAGGGTCGCACGTACCCCTGGGGGGTGGCGGAAG TGGAGAGTCCGGCCCACTCGGATTTCCTGCTCCTGCGGGACATGCTG ctTGCGTGCCAAATATCAAGGAGGAGGTGCCGCAGACATCCCGCTGCCGCTGGCCGCCTTCGACGCGGACAAGGGTCGATTCATCTCGGAGGAAGACCGGGAG TCACAGGGAGCCACAATAGAAGGATGAACGGACCACCGGTGGCAGGTCTGGACGAACCGGGCCTGTGCACGTCAACGGCAAAACGAAGCTTCAGATCTCCAAGAAGTCACTTGCGGATCGGGGGAAGCCGGAATCGACAACACGACGACGCACGCTGTGGACTATCGCCCCCTGGTGGCAGCGACGTCCAGGCGGCAGCGACGCCCCGGATTCCTCTTCACCCGCTCTCACGTTCcctcctttttccatttttgacaTTGACTGCTGCTGTTTCTACCGCCCTCTATTGGTCATCCATTATCCATCGTTTGTGTATAGTTCGGAAAATCCAATAA
- the LOC133491427 gene encoding septin-5-like isoform X17 — MCLRACTPTAATLSEKELSGLRVMDDDAVHFPFASRYHSPVGPEKTVAPPLSPSPASRVPVSPGRGIRDSSSPPTRRTPVPQRSGDLHLGPASRPHPPWGRFDPYESPEDQDKELVGFAGLPSQVHRKAVKKGFTFTLMVAGESGLGKSTLIDSLFLTDLYKDRKIPDAEERIGRTVSTLKRTVSIEEKGVKLRLSIVDTPGFGDAVDNTRSWKHLEDYVEQQFEQFFRDESGLDRRNIQDNRVHCCLYFISPYGHGLRPLDVECLRALHDKVNIVPVLAKADSLTQAEVRRKKSKVREELRRFGINIYQFASCDSDDDDDFKRRDRLLKDSVPFAVIGSNVLAESRGRRVKGRTYPWGVAEVESPAHSDFLLLRDMLLACQISRRRCRRHPAAAGRLRRGQGSIHLGGRPGVTGSHNRRMNGPPVAGLDEPGLCTSTAKRSFRSPRSHLRIGGSRNRQHDDARCGLSPPGGSDVQAAATPRIPLHPLSRSLLFPFLTLTAAVSTALYWSSIIHRLCIVRKIQ, encoded by the exons ATGTGTTTGCGTGCATGCACACCGACAGCTGCAACTTTGTCAGAGAAGGAG CTGTCTGGTCTACGTGTGATGGACGACGACGCGGTCCACTTCCCTTTCGCCTCGCGGTACCATTCCCCGGTGGGTCCCGAGAAGACGGTGGCGCCGCCCTTGTCACCCTCCCCCGCATCGAGGGTCCCCGTCAGCCCCGGCCGGGGGATTCGGGACTCGTCTTCCCCGCCCACCCGGAGGACGCCCGTGCCGCAACGCTCGGGGGACTTGCATCTCGGCCCCGCGTCCCGCCCGCACCCACCCTGGGGACGCTTCGACCCGTACGAATCGCCAGAG GACCAGGACAAAGAGCTTGTGGGCTTTGCCGGTTTGCCCAGTCAAGTTCACAGAAAAGCCGTGAAGAAGGGCTTCACCTTCACGCTGATGGTGGCAG GCGAGAGCGGCCTCGGGAAGTCGACGCTGATCGACAGCTTGTTCCTCACCGACCTTTACAAAGACCGGAAGATTCCCGACGCGGAAG AGCGGATCGGTCGGACGGTCAGCACGCTCAAGCGGACGGTCAGCATCGAGGAGAAAGGCGTCAAGTTGCGGCTGAGCATCGTCGACACGCCGGGCTTCGGCGACGCCGTCGACAACACGCGAAG CTGGAAGCATCTGGAGGACTACGTGGAGCAGCAGTTCGAACAGTTCTTCAGGGACGAGAGCGGCTTGGACCGCAGGAACATCCAGGACAACCGCGTACACTGCTGCCTCTACTTCATCTCTCCTTATGGACACGG ACTGCGACCACTGGACGTCGAGTGCTTGCGGGCCTTGCACGACAAAGTCAACATCGTTCCCGTGCTGGCCAAAGCCGACAGCCTGACGCAGGCCGAGGTGCGCCGGAAGAAGAGCAAG GTCCGCGAGGAGCTCCGACGCTTCGGGATCAACATCTACCAGTTCGCCAGCTGCGActctgacgacgacgacgacttcaAGAGGCGGGACCGGTTGCTCAAG GACAGCGTCCCGTTCGCGGTCATCGGGAGCAACGTCCTGGCGGAGAGTCGAGGGCGGAGGGTCAAGGGTCGCACGTACCCCTGGGGGGTGGCGGAAG TGGAGAGTCCGGCCCACTCGGATTTCCTGCTCCTGCGGGACATGCTG ctTGCGTGCCAAATATCAAGGAGGAGGTGCCGCAGACATCCCGCTGCCGCTGGCCGCCTTCGACGCGGACAAGGGTCGATTCATCTCGGAGGAAGACCGGGAG TCACAGGGAGCCACAATAGAAGGATGAACGGACCACCGGTGGCAGGTCTGGACGAACCGGGCCTGTGCACGTCAACGGCAAAACGAAGCTTCAGATCTCCAAGAAGTCACTTGCGGATCGGGGGAAGCCGGAATCGACAACACGACGACGCACGCTGTGGACTATCGCCCCCTGGTGGCAGCGACGTCCAGGCGGCAGCGACGCCCCGGATTCCTCTTCACCCGCTCTCACGTTCcctcctttttccatttttgacaTTGACTGCTGCTGTTTCTACCGCCCTCTATTGGTCATCCATTATCCATCGTTTGTGTATAGTTCGGAAAATCCAATAA